GCGTCGATCGCCGTCAACGCCCGCGCCACGGCGCGCGTCAACACCTGCGACCTCGAGGGCGGCCTGGCGGACTTCGAGCTCGCCCGCCGCTACGCGGGAGAGAGCTGGCAGGCCCTGAGCCGGTACTACACGAACGCGTCGGACGTGGCACTGACGACCGGCGACTACGAGCGCGGCCTCGCCCTCGCCGCGGAAGGTGCCGAGGCCGCCCGCCGCGTGGGCGCCGGGTGGGGCTCACGGGCGATGATCGAGGGCAACATGGCGGAGGCGAACATCGCCCTGGGCCGCTGGGCGGAGGCTTCCGCCTGGTACGAGCTCGCCGTGCCCGCCGTCGCGCCGTCGACCTTCGCCGTCTACCTCACCGTGAACCAGGCGTGGCTGCGGCTCTGGCAGGGCCGCACGGACGAGGCGCAGGCGACGGCGTCCGCCCGGCGGTCCCTCTGGCTGCGGCACGGCGCCAACGAGGAGCAGATCGTCGTCGGAGCCAGCCGCACCCTGGCCGAGCTGGCGCTCGAGCGCGGCGACGTCGCCGCGGCGCTCGACGCCGTCGCGGTCGTCGTCGGGCCCCGGCCGCTCGCGCCGGGCTACCGGCTGCTGCTGCTCGGCGTCGCCGGGCGGGCGCTCGCCGCGGCGCGGGCCGCCGGGCTCGCCGCCGGCGCGGACATCCCGGTATACCGCGCCGCGTTCGCCGGGACGGAGCGGTGGCCGCTGTACCCGGTGTGGTCCGCGTTGTTCGCCGCCGAGCTCGGCGAGGGACCGTGGCAGGCCGTCGTCGACGCGCACGGACCGGCGCACCTGCGGCCGTATGCGCTCTGGCGCGACGGCGAGGCACTGGTCGACGCCGGCGACCGCGCCGCCGCACGGGACCGCCTGGAGGCGGCCGTGGCCGAGGCCGAGCACATCGGCGCGGGGCTCGTCACGGCCAAGGCACGAGCGCTGCTCCGGCGGGCCGGGCTGACCGCCGGCGGACGAGTGACCGCGCCGGACGCGCTCACCGCGCGCGAGGAGCAGGTGCTCGCCCTCGTCGCCGAGGGGCTGACCAACGGACAGATCGCGGCGCGGCTGTTCATCAGCGTGAAGACGGTGTCCGTGCACGTGTCCGCGATCCTGCGCAAGCTCGGGGTCTCGTCTCGCACCGAGGCCGCCCTCAAGGGTGTTCGCAAAGGCTGAACCCACCCTTCACGAAACGGCACCAAAACCCGGTGTGACCTGGGCGAACATCCAGCGCCAAACCAGCGCACGACGCGCTGCGGGCTGGCAGGATGAAGGTGCCGGCGCGAGGACGTCGGCCCGGCGGCACCACCACCGTGGAACGCCGGACCACAGGCGGGCCCACCATCGCCCGCCCGGGACGAAGGAGCCCCTGATGGACCCCCAGACGTACCTGACCACCTACCGCGCCAACGAGGCCCGCCGCGCCGTCGAGACCGAGCGCCGTCGCCAGATCGGCGAGCGCCTCTCGCACGAGACCGACCGGCCCGAGGCCTCGCGCAGGAGCCGCGTCCGCGGCGTGGCGCGACGACTCACGCGCTGATCGCCGCCTAGTTTGCGGGCGTGCACGATCGCTACGGCCCGGACGCCCTGACCTCGACCACCCACCGCCGCCCCGCCGCGCGACCGCAGGCCGCCGAGCGCGGGCTGGTGGTGGAGGAGGTGCAGACGGGCTGGGTCGGCGCGGTCGTCCGCGTCGAGAAGTCGGGCGGCGTGCACCTCGTGGTGCTGGAGGACCGGCGCGGCCGCACCCGCTCGTTCCCGCTCGGGCCCGGGTTCTGGGTCGACGGCGCCGCCGTCGTCCTGACGCCGCCCGTCACGTCGCGCGCGCCGGCTCCCCCGACCCGGACGGCGTCGGGCTCCGTGGCCGTGCACGGGCAGCGGGCGCGCGTCGCCCGCGGCTCACGCATCTGGGTCGAGGGCAAGCACGACGCCGAGCTCGTCGAGAAGGTGTGGGGCGACGACCTGCGCGTCGAGGGCGTCGTCGTCGAGCTGCTCGACGGCGTCGACAACCTCACCGCCGCGCTGCGTGACTTCGGCCCGACGCCGGACCGCCGCGTCGGCGTGCTCGTGGACCACCTGGTGCCCGGCTCCAAGGAGCAGCGGCTGGCCACGGAGGCGCTGCGCACGGTGCCCGCGGGAACCGTGCTGGTGCTCGGCCACCCCTACGTCGACGTGTGGCAGGCCGTGCGGGCGTCACGGCTCGGCCTCGACGCCTGGCCCGTCATCGAGCGCGGCGTCGAGTGGAAGCGCGGCATCCTGCGCTCCCTGGGGTGGCCCGCCGAGAGCCAGGAGGACGTCGCCCGCGCCTGGCAGCGCATCCTGCGCTCGGTGCGCGACTACCGGGACCTCGACCCGGCCCTGCTGGGCCGGGTCGAGGAGCTCATCGACTTCGTCACCGCCTGAGTCACCGCCTGAGCCGACACCGCCTGACCGGACTCACACGATCGTGCCGCCGGTGATGCGGCGGAACGCGTAGGTCAGCGCCAGGACCGACAGCGGCAACGTCACCAGCAGGCCGACGCCGAGGGCGAGGAAGCCCAGGAGGTTGATCCCCAGGAGGGTGAGCAGCAGCACGAACACCGAGCCGAAGTTCCGCCCCACGGTCCGGAAGCTCTCGGCGATGGCGGCGAACGGGCTGAGGCTGCGGTCCACGACGAACGCGATCGCGAAGACCGTGAAGATCTGCCAGGCGATCGAGCCGAACGGGATGAACGCGACGATGCCGCTGGCCACGGCGATCACGATGCCCGTGAGGACGGCGACGCCGAGGCGGCGGGCCGCGACGAACTGGGCGAGCGAGGGGCGCGCGCCGTCAGCCTCGCGCAGCGCCGCGTGCCAGGCCATCGCCTGGGCGACGTACGACAGCAGGCCGCCGAGCACCATGAGACCCGTGGCCGCGGCCGTGAACCGGAAGTCGTCCATGGTGAACACCTCGCCACGGTCGACGGCCCGGTCGGCCGCGTCGACG
The Xylanimonas cellulosilytica DSM 15894 DNA segment above includes these coding regions:
- a CDS encoding DUF3097 domain-containing protein is translated as MHDRYGPDALTSTTHRRPAARPQAAERGLVVEEVQTGWVGAVVRVEKSGGVHLVVLEDRRGRTRSFPLGPGFWVDGAAVVLTPPVTSRAPAPPTRTASGSVAVHGQRARVARGSRIWVEGKHDAELVEKVWGDDLRVEGVVVELLDGVDNLTAALRDFGPTPDRRVGVLVDHLVPGSKEQRLATEALRTVPAGTVLVLGHPYVDVWQAVRASRLGLDAWPVIERGVEWKRGILRSLGWPAESQEDVARAWQRILRSVRDYRDLDPALLGRVEELIDFVTA